Proteins encoded in a region of the Paramagnetospirillum magneticum AMB-1 genome:
- the msrA gene encoding peptide-methionine (S)-S-oxide reductase MsrA, whose protein sequence is MSLWGPSKTVMVSADKALPGRASEIRVPERHYVLDTLLKPPFPVGMEVACFGMGCFWGAERLFWKTGGVYSTSVGYTGGFTLNPTYEEVCSAQTGHTEAVLVAFDPAEVSYTALLRLFWEGHNPTQGMRQGNDIGTQYRSAIYWTTPEQQAAAEASAKAYGEALRRAGFGAITTEIAPAGRFYWAEGYHQQYLAKEPGGYCGLGGTGVRYG, encoded by the coding sequence CCGCGCCAGCGAAATCCGCGTGCCCGAACGCCACTACGTGCTCGACACCCTCTTGAAGCCGCCCTTTCCCGTGGGAATGGAGGTGGCTTGCTTCGGCATGGGCTGTTTCTGGGGTGCCGAGCGGCTGTTCTGGAAGACCGGCGGCGTCTATTCCACCTCCGTGGGCTATACGGGCGGCTTCACCCTCAACCCCACCTACGAGGAGGTGTGCTCGGCGCAGACCGGCCACACCGAGGCGGTGCTGGTGGCATTCGACCCGGCGGAGGTCTCTTACACCGCGCTGCTGCGGCTGTTCTGGGAAGGACACAATCCGACCCAGGGCATGCGCCAGGGAAACGATATCGGCACCCAGTACCGCTCGGCCATCTACTGGACCACCCCGGAGCAGCAGGCGGCGGCCGAGGCCTCGGCCAAGGCCTATGGCGAAGCGCTGCGGCGGGCCGGCTTCGGCGCCATCACCACCGAGATCGCCCCGGCCGGGCGGTTCTACTGGGCCGAGGGCTATCACCAGCAATATCTGGCCAAGGAACCGGGCGGCTATTGCGGCCTGGGCGGCACCGGAGTGCGTTACGGCTGA